TTATGACGGCAACTGCAAAGGGAATACAGGAAGCGAACAGCAAGGAAACGGGGGAATAAAATCCTCCGTTTTTTGTCTGTGCTGCTATTGAAAACGTCGCAAATAGCGGCGTTTTTCTTTTTTTCGGGGAATGTTTGGCAAATCCACATTTTAGGTGTGGAAGTATGCGAAAAGAAGAATAGCAAGCATAGGAAAGGGGTACCCTTTCCGTAAAAAATCTCTATTTCCCGCAGTTCCTGCGATAGAGATTTTGCTTGTACCCTCGCAGACTAAAGCCTGCTGGGGCAGACCCTTGGGAAGTGTCCCAAACCCTCTATGAAAACAGAAAGGAAATTCACCTATGAATAACAGAAAAAGAAATATGCAGATTAAGTTTCGTGTTACGGAAGAAGAACGCAGCTTAATTGAAGAAAAAATGAAACAGGTGCCTACAAACAATATGGAAGCATACCTTCGGAAAATAGCGATAGACGGATATATCATTCAGGTCGATCACAGCGATATAGAATAAGATTATTTAAGAGACTTCTTGAAAAAAATATGGCATATGCTATAATAAAATAAAAAAATAATGGCATATGCTATATTAAGAAAGAGGTATGATAATGACATTTTCAGAGTTTGTTATTTTTGTGCGAAAGAACCTTGATTTAAGCCAAGAGCAGCTTGCTAGTGCAATAAATGTAAGTTATTCGACTATTAACCGCTGGGAGAACTGTCATGTTACACCAAGCAATCTAGCAGTGAAAAGTTTTTTTGATTTTTGTGAGAATAATTTCATCGATATTCCGGATGGGTTATTATAGAATCGCTTGCCATTTATCGTTGAAAATTTAGGAGGTAAAAAATTATGGCAAGAGCAGATTTGATATGTGAGTTAATAAAATATGGTTTAATAAATGACTATACAAACTTTAGGAAAGCTACTGAGGCGTTATGCGCCGAAGAACGTTCAAAGCAGCATACAGTACTTGCAGCAAAAATTGATGAATTATTAAAAAAATCAAAAAAAGATACCGCGAAAGATAAATTGTTTTCACCAACGACTATCCGTGGTGGAACAAATGAACAAAATCTTTTCTTGGAAAAGATTCCTAAAAAAAGACTAGATCATTTGATTCTTCCAAATCATATTAAATTAACCTGTCAAGATTTAATAACAGAACAAAACCGTTCCGATTTACTGCAGTCATACGGCATAGAACCACGAAATAAAATTCTTTTAATTGGTCCTCCCGGAAACGGAAAAACTTCATTGGCAGAAGCAATATCCGAAGCATTGATGATACCGCTTCTTACAGTTAGGTATGAAAATATTATAGGTTCCTATCTCGGTGAAACCGCATCTCGATTATCAAGACTATTTGATTATGTGAGAACCAGAGAGTGTGTTTTGTTTTTTGATGAGTTTGAAACACTAGGGAAAGAACGTGGGGACACGCATGAAACTGGTGAAATTAAACGTGTAGTAAGCTCTTTATTGATGCAAATTGATGCACTTCCAAGTTATGTCATTGTTATTGCTGCTACAAATCATGATACTTTACTTGATAAAGCAGCATGGCGTAGGTTTCAAGTCCGGCTAGAAATACCAAAACCAACCCGAAATAATTTGGAGGAATACTATCATTTTTTTGAAAAAGAAAAAGATTTTAAGTTCGGTTTGCAGCCCAGCACACTTGCGAAAAAAACATTAGGCATAAGCTATGCAGAAGCGGAGGAATTTGCATTATCAGTTTATAGACAGTATATTTTAAGTCTGCCGAATGATAATGTGAAGGAAATTACCGAGAAGGCCATTCGTAGTTGGCAGTCTCAGGTAATTATTGCAAATAAAAATAAAGGAGGATTGGAAATATGCCAGACAGACCTTTAATATTATTTCCGTCTCCAGAAAGAGCAGATCGTGAACACAAACCTCCCGTATTTACAAGGACAGTAAGTCCGTCTTTTGGAAAGCAGTTCACTCGGCTACAACCATCTTTTACTTTACTAAAAACTGCTTTTGAACAGAAGGCATTAAAAATTCAGCAATCTCCCACTGGGATTAACCCTGAATTTGCTTTGGTTTTTGAAATAATTGGAACTGTTGATAGTTTCTATACGGCAGTGAAAAATACAGATGGTCTTGAATGGATATTTGACAGCGAGACTGAACCATTTGATCCGGATGATGATTTTTACCAAGTAGACAGTAAATCTGGTGAAAAGATTGAAAATTCACTAAACGGGAAACTATATTGTGTAATGTCTAATCAACAGGCGATGTCGCAATTATTATCATTGTGGCAAAGATATCAAAATGGAGAAACAGATGTATTCAAACGGGGGTTTGCAGGACTCCGTGATGTTTTTACCCAAATAAAAGACTTAAGGAAGTGGGACGCAAGAGATAGAATTGAAGAAACACACGCTTTAGAATATTGGCGTGAATCGCTGGAATTTGATGGGGATTCTCCCGTTCCGTTTGAAATCGAACTGTTCTTTAGAAGTGATGCGGCAAAAAGAAGTAATTCTGCTGAAACGATTCACAGCGAAATTCAATTGTTAGAAGGACATGTAATTCAGGAATGTATAATAGATGAAATATTTTACCATGGTATGTTAGTTGAACTACCAAGAACTTCTATTGAGAGATTAGTTAATCAATATGAAGAAATTGAATTATCGCAAGTTGACGATATCATGTTCTTCCGTCCTGTTTGTCAATCTGCATTTGTTTCTACAACGGACTCAGAAGTATACACTTCTACTGAAGAAGCATCATTACCGACAGGTGATGCTGTGGTTGCCGTTTTTGACGGTATGCCAATGCAAAATCACCGTCTGCTTCGTGGACGAGTTATCATTGATGATCCTGATGACTATGCTACGGGATATGAAAGCAAATATCGTGTTCATGGTACTTCGATGGTCTCCCTTGCAATTTATGGTGATATTAAAAGGAATGACGCTCCTATTAGTAGTCCCGTATATGTGAGACCTATTTTACGACCGAAACAAAGCGGCTTCGATAAGATTACAGAAGGTGTTCCGGATGACAGTATGTTTATTGATGTTCTTCACCGAGCTGTAAAGAGAATGATGGAGGGAGAGGGTCAAGAGAGCGCAACGGCCCCCAATACTAAAGTAATTAATTTGTCTATTGGAGACCCTGTGCGACAGTTGGCTGTCACAATGAGCCCGACTGCGCGACTGCTCGATTTTCTTGCCTATAAATATAAGATTTTGTTTATCATAAGTGCCGGCAACCACCCAGAGATTGTAAACTTTATAGATAAACCGTTCGACGAACTAAAATCTCTTGACATAACACAGAGAAGTAACATTTTTGCTGAGATCATAAAAGATAATCAACGCAATCTTAAAATATTGGCACCCGCAGAAAGTTTGAATGGACTTACAATCGGTGCTTTGTATGATGATTTCACTAATGTAAATGAAACCGATCGTTTTATTTGGGCCGTTGACAGGGGACTACCATCCCCTATATCTGCAATTGGAAAAGGGTATCGTTCTATCATTACTCCGGACTTGTTTTATTATGGTGGTAGAGAATTTGTCAGAGGAAGATTTGATGGTAAAATCAATTGGGTAGAATCTTCGCGTGAGCCAGGATGCTTATCTGCTGCTCCATATGGAACGGGCGCCACAGATGGATGTGCTTTTTCTTTTGGAACTAGCGATGCTGCCGCACAAATAACACATGAAGCAGCAAAATGCCATGATGTACTTAATCAGATATTTCTTGACGAAACAGGTACCAAGATGCCAGCAGATTCTACGGCAATCCTTTTGAAGGCTATGCTCACACATGGTGCATCATGGGAATCTATTGCTGATAAAATTGCTTCATCAATGGAAACTTCCCCAAAAAAATTAAGTAAATGGCTTGGAAACGGTATTCCTAATATAAGTCGTGTTATAGAGTGCACTAAAGAACGCATAACTCTTATTGGACTTGGAGCATTAAAGAAAGATGAAGGGGATATCTTTAGACTCCCGCTTCCTGTAGACTTTTCGTCTCGCCTAATGAAACGGAAGCTAACTGTTACCTTAGCTTATCTTTCTCCTGTTGTACCAAATAAGCAAACATATCGAGGTGCACAACTATGGTTTAATATTGATGATGGTGGAAAGGGTCTTGTTCCAGAGAGGCAAAATACAGAATGGCAGGCAGTTCGTAAGGGGTCATTACAACATGAGATTTTTACTGGAGAAAACCCAATCGTCTGGAATGATGATGATCTTATTATAAAAGTAAATTGTAGAGAGGAAGCAATTAAACTTAAAAAAGATGAAATACCATATTGTATATTTGTAAGTTTTGAAGTGGCAGAGGGGTTTGATGTGGATTTATATGCTGATGTTT
This is a stretch of genomic DNA from Jonquetella anthropi DSM 22815. It encodes these proteins:
- a CDS encoding helix-turn-helix transcriptional regulator, which produces MTFSEFVIFVRKNLDLSQEQLASAINVSYSTINRWENCHVTPSNLAVKSFFDFCENNFIDIPDGLL
- a CDS encoding AAA family ATPase; its protein translation is MARADLICELIKYGLINDYTNFRKATEALCAEERSKQHTVLAAKIDELLKKSKKDTAKDKLFSPTTIRGGTNEQNLFLEKIPKKRLDHLILPNHIKLTCQDLITEQNRSDLLQSYGIEPRNKILLIGPPGNGKTSLAEAISEALMIPLLTVRYENIIGSYLGETASRLSRLFDYVRTRECVLFFDEFETLGKERGDTHETGEIKRVVSSLLMQIDALPSYVIVIAATNHDTLLDKAAWRRFQVRLEIPKPTRNNLEEYYHFFEKEKDFKFGLQPSTLAKKTLGISYAEAEEFALSVYRQYILSLPNDNVKEITEKAIRSWQSQVIIANKNKGGLEICQTDL
- a CDS encoding S8 family peptidase, translated to MPDRPLILFPSPERADREHKPPVFTRTVSPSFGKQFTRLQPSFTLLKTAFEQKALKIQQSPTGINPEFALVFEIIGTVDSFYTAVKNTDGLEWIFDSETEPFDPDDDFYQVDSKSGEKIENSLNGKLYCVMSNQQAMSQLLSLWQRYQNGETDVFKRGFAGLRDVFTQIKDLRKWDARDRIEETHALEYWRESLEFDGDSPVPFEIELFFRSDAAKRSNSAETIHSEIQLLEGHVIQECIIDEIFYHGMLVELPRTSIERLVNQYEEIELSQVDDIMFFRPVCQSAFVSTTDSEVYTSTEEASLPTGDAVVAVFDGMPMQNHRLLRGRVIIDDPDDYATGYESKYRVHGTSMVSLAIYGDIKRNDAPISSPVYVRPILRPKQSGFDKITEGVPDDSMFIDVLHRAVKRMMEGEGQESATAPNTKVINLSIGDPVRQLAVTMSPTARLLDFLAYKYKILFIISAGNHPEIVNFIDKPFDELKSLDITQRSNIFAEIIKDNQRNLKILAPAESLNGLTIGALYDDFTNVNETDRFIWAVDRGLPSPISAIGKGYRSIITPDLFYYGGREFVRGRFDGKINWVESSREPGCLSAAPYGTGATDGCAFSFGTSDAAAQITHEAAKCHDVLNQIFLDETGTKMPADSTAILLKAMLTHGASWESIADKIASSMETSPKKLSKWLGNGIPNISRVIECTKERITLIGLGALKKDEGDIFRLPLPVDFSSRLMKRKLTVTLAYLSPVVPNKQTYRGAQLWFNIDDGGKGLVPERQNTEWQAVRKGSLQHEIFTGENPIVWNDDDLIIKVNCREEAIKLKKDEIPYCIFVSFEVAEGFDVDLYADVSIRIRHHVQISSN